AACGAACTGAACACCCCACCTCCAACCCTATCCACAGCTGGAGGACCATTCCAAAAGGAGTGGGATGATTTTTCTTTGTACCTACCTAATCTTTAGTTcatgtatccaaacagcttggactaatttttagctaTCTACCTTTTAGCTACCTAATTTTTAGTCGTAGCTAATTTTTGATCTAGCCTATCCAAATAGGATCTAAGGGTATCATCTATAAAGTTACTGCTCATTTACGTTGGTGGGTGACATTTCATATACACATAGACACAATGAAATATTAATTCATCAATGGTACAAGCTTTGCAGTGTTGTGCACCATAGCACCACCATCCGCACATTCCTACCACATTGGCCACCTACCACGCCTCAGCTCCACAATGGTAGAGTCGACATCGTCACCCTCAGAGCACAAAATGTACATCATCCTTCTGAAGCCACGACCGAACGCTTTAACCATGGACGATGGCACACAACAGCATTGCCATCTGTCCATCCACCCTGATAAGACAATcgcctcatgtgagctgcagcTAGTCTGCTCACATCTTCGATGCCTTTGCCACCTAATTGACGAAGAGGTGAACACCAACAACGACACGAACATCCTAAGCAACCCTAGCATATGCCTCCGATGTAACAACAAGCTCGGTGAGACACCTCCCCTCCAGATGAAAAGCAGCAACACTATCGTTGTCGTTGACGATGGTGTACAGAAAGCTAGTCGCTTGACTGGCACGCTATCAAAGCACTTAGGATTGGCTGGAACTAGACATCTTTTTTAGTCATCATCAATGATTCTAACTAAGGGCAAAGCTACATAGGGATATAAGATAGGATGTAGGGGTGCATACGTACCTACACCAAAAATATAAACCAGTGATTAGGATCGATTTTTCACCATATAAGTCCATATATGCCAGAGAGGCGCAACCTCCTTCAATTTAATCGAGTTACAAAGTTTGCAACCGTGATGCTATGATTCGGCCACACTTCATGCAATCGACGCGGTGGTGCGATATGCATAGGGTCGATGTGTTCTTCGTCTCCCTCAATTATGAAAGAGGTGGGTGACTATTGCTACTATATTGCGACAAGCAATATTAGTTAACAAGTATCATGTAAACTCTGCTTGCGCTTTTCTTCGAAACATGTGAGAGAATTGGATTTGCAAAGATCAAGAGTGCAATTATTGAAAAGGGGGCAAACATGCCCAACCTTCTTTGGAGGCTAAATAACCCTGACCGGTGAACTCCACCCTTGGAGTTTTACCTGCACTACGGCAGCTCCCATTTTGGGGTGCTCCCTCGCACCCCGTCGAGTGTATTTGTTAGATGCACAAGCAACGATCCAATTGCCGCCACTCCGATCATGAAGTATCGCGCAGTTGTCATTTTAAACCTCCATTCCTCGCACCAAACAAATTATAGAACTCAAAATCATTTTTCTATTATACCATTCCTTCACACCAATTACTCCGACCAAACGCGCCAAGTACGTAATATTTACTGGAACTGAGATAATAGGTTATCATCTGAGCCGTCCGCTGCAGATCTAACGGCTGGGCTGCCGCACGAGGCTTTCCCCACCGATAACGCCGCGCACCGCAGAGGCGCAGAACAACTCATGCCTCGACCGggagccatggcggcggcggcggcggcggcgctgctgccatcctcctcgtcgccgctgcTCCGTCTCCCACGCCGCTTCCTCTCGCTCACCGCGACTCCCTACCCGCTCTACTACGATCTCATCGTCCAccgccccgccgaccccaagccCCCCAGATCCTcctccgacgccggcggcgaccgccaGCCGCAGTCCGCCCCAGACGAGCAGACGCTCGACCGGGCCAAGCGCCGGTACCTCCGCAAGCGCCGCAGCCGCCTCCTCCCGGACCCGGACGCCGGCGCCAagccctcctcgtcctcctcgtcggagTTCGTCGAGCTCCGGCCGGAGGTGGTGGACTTCCCGCGGCTCCACGCGCGCGAGGAGGCGCTCTACTTCCACGACACCTTCGCCATGCCGTGGGAGAAGGACAAGCACTACCGCATGCTCTACCGCCTCGAGAAGAAGTACTTCCCCCACCAGTCGCTGGACAACGCATTCGTCCCCGCCGACGCCGGGCCGACCTCCGACGCCGACAGGGGCCTCGTCTTCTTCGACGACGAGAAAAAGGAAGACGACGGAGAGGACCGGGTGGTCGATAAGAAGGACGGCGACAACGACAAAGGGGAGGTGCTGGAGAGGAAGGTGGAAGACTTCTTCAGGTCTCTGAGGAAGGGCCCCGGCGAAGCCGAGGCGAAGGCCAAGAGACCGGCGGCAGCGCGAGCGGAGCCGCGGCAGGTGAAGCGCGAGGTGCCAAGGGAGGAGGAACGGCCGCAGCCATATCTCGTGACCAGGACGACGGAGCTGCCACCGAGATGGGACGGGCCGGGCGGGACCGTCGTGCTCATCGACAAGCCCAAAGGTGATGCctttcccctccccttttctGCATTGCAGGTTCTCGTATTCATATTCTCACGGGAATGCGATCCAGTTGCATCACTCTGAGATTAAGATAGCAGTAGTGTTCTAGCTATTTTATCTGGTGCACCACATGTATTCCTTTTGTGAAATGTGAGCAATTAGCGCAACAATTACACAGCTAGTCATGGCAATATCCTGTCAAGGCAGAAAATTAGTTAATGTGCGGACTGGATTTGCTTGGGGGCATTGTTGTATTAATTTACCCTGTTACCTTCTGTCCTGATTTGTTCATTTGAACTCGCCTTTTTGCTAATCAGGATGGACTTCGTTTACTGTTTGTGGAAAGTTGCGGCGCTTAGTCAAAGTGAAAAAGGTGATATCAGGGCTTTTCAGAATTCAGTATTAGCTCTTAGTACTAAGAATGTGTTTTCAATATTTTTGGTGGCAGGTTGGACATGCTGGTACTCTGGACCCCATGGCAACTGGATTGTTgattgtttgtgtaggaaaagCAACCAAAATAGTCGATTGGTATGCCTTATAACCTTTTGATGAAGCTTATTCTTGTGGACACTGGAACAATATTCCTGTGCTTTATCTTACTTCAAATTTGCTCTAGTATGTTAGGTTTTTGGGATAAAGTAAAATATGGACGACTCTGGAATAATTGGTTCTGATGCTAGCGTTATTTATCATCACTCCATCTCTAGCACTTTGCtgtaaattcttttttttttaatgaatgATTTCATGCTTCTGAAGCTACCAAGGAATGGTTAAAGGTTATAGCGGTGTTTTCCGACTTGGAGAAGCCACATCAACCTGGGATGCAGATTCACCAGTATGTATCCTAGCATCTCTATGATGATCTGCTGAACATTCTTCTATTCAGGGATTGCAAATGGATCTAAAATTATTGTATGGACTATGGAATATGGGGAAGCAACCCCAAATACCAACTTATTAGGTTCACAGTTAATTATGCTTCTGTTTGATGTTACTGAAAAAGTATATTGAAATATCCTATCCTGAAAAGAAGTTTATCATCTTATATTCATGTATAATCTACATATCATTTAGTTGGCGACTTAACCGGTGCAAAAATTTATTGAATCCTATCTTTTGTTCTTTATAAATGTCAGAAATTACAAACTCTATTTTTAGATCTCACTAGTTGATTGTGTGCAATCTCAACCTTTCCATGAAATGATTATCTAAATCCATTTGTGCTTTCGCAAATCTGATTCTGCTtacttaatttttttatatcaaCTTTTGTTCAAATTATCTGTGTTTCTGCAATTCTGCTTGCCTATTATCCTTCTATGATCAGGTTATCCAGAGGGAACCATGGGAACACATCAAAGATGGAGATATTAGAAAGGCAGCGGCATCATTCAAGGGTGAGATATGGCAAGTTCCTCCGATGTTTTCTGCCATTAAGGTACACTATCCTTGTATCTAAAGCCTTTTTCCCATTTAATTTTTTAAGAGAATGTTGCTAAAGTTAAAGTTGTTTGTGGGAGTTGTTAGCTATCTGTTATGCATGAATGACAGTCTGCTCAGCAGTTTACACTTTTGGATAATAAGCTACAAGCCACTTGAAGTATATTGTTTAttctataaaaaagaaaaaaaatagataaggTTCATATAGGTTACAGTTGTCGCATTATCTCAGGACTTGTTTATGTACTCTGCTTGCTCTAAATAATGACATATGGAATAGTTGGTCGTGATACAACTTGATATTAATATTAGATCTCGGTGTACTGTCACACTGCCTATTACTCAATGTTTATCAACCATGAAATCACGAGTTCATAAGTTGTGTTGTTTTCTTGTGGTTGATAATGTGTATCAGGTTGGCGGTGAAAAGATGTATGACAAAGCAAGGAGGGGTGAAACAGTAGAGCTTTCACCAAGACGTATATCAATATACCAGTTTGACATTGAGCGCAGTTTGGAAGACAGGTTCTTACTTTCCTCTTTTCCTACCTTTGAATATGTAGTGGATTCATATCTGGATAGTGTTTATATGATTGTCTGaactcatgatttttttttggatgtCTACAGACAGAATTTGATATTTCGAGTTACTTGCTCAAAAGGAACATATATTCGGTCCCTCTGTGCAGACTTAGGGAAAGCACTTGGCAGGTTTGTTCAATTATTCTTGTATTagccttattttctttttcttatgtgTGTGCAGTCTGCATATATGAGCATCAGCATGTATAATATCTATAACTGAACAAAAATGTTAGGATTACATTCAGATTTACTTTTCAGGTTCTATAAAGGTCTGAGTCCGTAGGATTGTGCAATATCCCTTCACTTACTGTGATCCTTTTATGTCACCAAATTGCTTTATCTGCCCAATCTAGTATTGAGTTTCATTGAACACCCTAGGTCCAAAAGTTCGTGTGTTTCAGCCCTTGCTTATGCACCCTGTAAATACTCTCTATCAATTCACTTGAAGGGTTTAACTGGCGTACCGTTTGGGCCAATTGGCATGCACACTAAACTGCTCAATTGAAACTTGTCCCTTACTATGGGCTGAAGCTTGACATTTCAATTTTACTAGTATTTTTCATGTCATTGGACTGGAGTTTTTTATTAGTTATTCTACTGAAGCTGACTTGTGTATAGTATTTGTTCCAATAAGATTTAAAATCCTAAATGCTTACTCCTCTTTTTCTGGATGTAGTTTAAGATACACTCTTATCTTTTGATTGTAGAATAACCCcatgctattttttttcattttcattttagTTAATGTTCTTACCCGTCTCCATCTCGGTCATGCTAATACATTTCAGTGACTAAATTCAATTTATATGCTTTCCTGCAGCTGTGCTCATTTAACTGCCTTGCGGAGAGACTCAATCGGTAATTTTTGATGCCGTGTATCTTTGCTACTGTCTACAGTGTTCAATAGTTCTAATGAAGTGAAAACTTGTTCCCTGTGAAGGTTTGTAACGCTTACTTTGCAGGTGAATACAAAGTCAATGATGCTTGGAACTTTGATGAACTGGAAGAACAAATTAACAAGGGATATTTATGAGCATTAAccatgccttctggaaggtgcCAGTGAGCTAGATTACATGGCCGCCCATGGCACTACTAGAAATTTAGGTCAACATACCTTGAGTAGATGTGTGTGTTGAATCCTGAAATGGGCAGCCATCTCACTCCCAAGGCTGTCAGCGTGGATTGGGTGGACGTGAAGAAATGCACACTCGTTCAGTTCATCATCATAGAGGAGGAACACGAAATTGTCACAGATACAGAAGCTTCTTTGCATTTATCTCAACCGTTGGCTTTCCAAACCAAACCCCAATTCTCAATTGAGGGGGGCACCAGAGTCTTACCTCGGAGCTGAGTCAGCTGACTATTCAAGGGATGGAGAGACAGTTTTTGTTTACTTGTTTATGTTGCTTCTCTCAGTTTTTTCATGAAAAAAAGATTGAACAATAGGTCTTACATGACGGTTTGATTTGATATGATATGTACACATTTTCATGAAAAGGTTGGGTTATATGTATTACAAAGATGACTTTGATTTGATCATGTTCTCCAAGATTCATTCAAGGAAATCTGAAAAACAGTAATATAACATGTAACAGGGATAGTCAAGAGTGTTTGTGAGAGATGTCCATGGTTACTCGTCACTCAGGGGCACCCCTGGCTGTACTGCCGCCTACTGATCGCAATGAGGTTACATGAACATTAGTGCCTATCCATCTCTTTATCCAGAGGTACTCGTCTTTGTTCAGAGCCTGACGCTGAAAATGTTGGAGAAACTGAAAGTAGTTGACgcatgaacatttttttttctgttttggtTCATTTCGTCTTTTTTAATACTTAATACTCGAGATACACACACACATGAGTAAAATACTAGCGGGCATGAGTAGGACAACCAGATGGACATAACCTTGTGCtg
This sequence is a window from Setaria italica strain Yugu1 chromosome III, Setaria_italica_v2.0, whole genome shotgun sequence. Protein-coding genes within it:
- the LOC101781695 gene encoding uncharacterized protein LOC101781695 isoform X2; protein product: MPRPGAMAAAAAAALLPSSSSPLLRLPRRFLSLTATPYPLYYDLIVHRPADPKPPRSSSDAGGDRQPQSAPDEQTLDRAKRRYLRKRRSRLLPDPDAGAKPSSSSSSEFVELRPEVVDFPRLHAREEALYFHDTFAMPWEKDKHYRMLYRLEKKYFPHQSLDNAFVPADAGPTSDADRGLVFFDDEKKEDDGEDRVVDKKDGDNDKGEVLERKVEDFFRSLRKGPGEAEAKAKRPAAARAEPRQVKREVPREEERPQPYLVTRTTELPPRWDGPGGTVVLIDKPKGWTSFTVCGKLRRLVKVKKVGHAGTLDPMATGLLIVCVGKATKIVDCYQGMVKGYSGVFRLGEATSTWDADSPVIQREPWEHIKDGDIRKAAASFKGEIWQVPPMFSAIKVGGEKMYDKARRGETVELSPRRISIYQFDIERSLEDRQNLIFRVTCSKGTYIRSLCADLGKALGSCAHLTALRRDSIGL
- the LOC101781695 gene encoding uncharacterized protein LOC101781695 isoform X1, which gives rise to MPRPGAMAAAAAAALLPSSSSPLLRLPRRFLSLTATPYPLYYDLIVHRPADPKPPRSSSDAGGDRQPQSAPDEQTLDRAKRRYLRKRRSRLLPDPDAGAKPSSSSSSEFVELRPEVVDFPRLHAREEALYFHDTFAMPWEKDKHYRMLYRLEKKYFPHQSLDNAFVPADAGPTSDADRGLVFFDDEKKEDDGEDRVVDKKDGDNDKGEVLERKVEDFFRSLRKGPGEAEAKAKRPAAARAEPRQVKREVPREEERPQPYLVTRTTELPPRWDGPGGTVVLIDKPKGWTSFTVCGKLRRLVKVKKVGHAGTLDPMATGLLIVCVGKATKIVDCYQGMVKGYSGVFRLGEATSTWDADSPVIQREPWEHIKDGDIRKAAASFKGEIWQVPPMFSAIKVGGEKMYDKARRGETVELSPRRISIYQFDIERSLEDRQNLIFRVTCSKGTYIRSLCADLGKALGSCAHLTALRRDSIGEYKVNDAWNFDELEEQINKGYL